The genome window TAAAAGATTTTATAATCATGAATTCTTAATTGGGAAAGAAGCGTTATCGATTGTAAAAAATCGACTCGGTGTTGACTTACCGGAAGATGAGGCTGGATTTATTGCTTTGCATATCGTGAATGCAGAGCTTGATATGGGGCAAGTAAGCAAAGTATCGGAAATGGCAAAGGTTATCCAGAATATCCTTAATATTGTAAAGTATCACTTCAAAATTGATTTGGACGAGTATTCCCTTAATTATGAACGATTTATCACCCACTTGAAATTTTTCTTTCAACGAATGTTTAGTGGTGTTAAATTGGATGATGCTGGAACGTCTAGTTTTATTTTCATGCTGAAGGAAAAGTATACAGATGAGTATGCTTGTGCGCTGAAAATTAGAGAGTATATTAAGAAAGAATTTGGAAGAGAATTAGAAGAAGATGAGTTAATCTACCTGACGATTCATATAAAAAGAATAACCAGTGATTAGGATTGTTACTGATAATGCAGGCTATACCTAAATGAACCTCTACTGTTTATGAGGTTTCATTTAGGTATTTTTTATTCCTTTTAGACTACAACTACAACAAATATTTTTTAGCTTATAAAAATAATGGAGGGCAAACCAGATGAATTATCAAGATTTGGCTAAAGTAATTATCGATAAAGTTGGTGGTGAGGAAAATGTTAAAAGTTTAACTCACTGTGCTACACGGTTACGATTTAATTTAAAGGACGATCAGAAACCAGACGAAAAAACATTGAAAAGTACGCCAGGAATAATGGGAGTAGTTAATAAAGGTGGACAATACCAAGTCATTATTGGAAGTGATGTTGGAAATGTGTATAAAGAAATTATTACACAAACCAATATTGCTAATGATGAAGCGAAAAGCCAGGAAGAAGATAAGCGTTCTGTTTTTGCAAAGGTAATCGATACGATTACAGGAATCTTTACTCCGATTCTGCCAGCAATTACAGCGGCAGGGATGCTAAAAGCAGTGCTTTCTATATTAGTAGTGTTTAAAGTTTTAACAACAGAAAGCCAAAGTTATCAGATTATTAATTTCATGGCAGATGCAGCTTTCTACTTTTTACCTATCTTACTAGCTGTTTCATCTGCTCAAAAGTTCAAAGCCAATCCATTTTTGGCGATGATGGTAGGGGGAATCTTGCTGCATCCTAACTTTGTGGCAATGGTTAATATTGCGAAAGAAGGCGGAGAAGCCATTAAACTAATGGGACTTCCAATTTCAGCCGTTTCGTATTCTTCTTCTGTTATCCCGATTATTCTTTCCGTTTGGTTTATGTCTTATATTGAACCACTTGCAGATAAGGTTTCACCGAAAGCGATTAAGTTTTTTAGTAAACCAATGATTACTATTTTTATAGTGGGAACAGCAAGTTTAGTAGTATTAGGACCAATCGGTTATTTAATCAGTGATGCGATCTCAAACGGAATCACTGCATTAGAATCTGTAAGTCCATGGATCGTGCCATTATTGGTTGGTACATTTAGTCCATTACTTGTGGCAACTGGTACGCACTACGGTCTGGTGCCAATTGGAATTAACAATCGTATGACAACTGGTTATGATACCGTGATTTATCCAGGTATGCTTGCATCGAACGTGAGTCAAGGGGCTGCAGCTATTGGAGTTGGTGTTAAGTCAAAAGATAGTTCGATTAAACAATTAGCTTATTCTGCTGGTCTAACTGGTTTGTTTGGTATTACAGAACCAGCTTTATATGGAGTAAACTTACGCTTTAAGACACCTTTATATGCCGCTATGATTGGTGGAGCAGCAGGCGGGCTATTCATGGGTATTTGTAGAGTCCGTAACTTTTCTGGCGGTTCACCTGGTCTATTAACATTACCTAGTTATATTGGAGATAATACACTAAGTTTCTTCTATTATGCATGTATTGGCGCGGCTATTAGTATTGTTGTCACATTTATTGCGACATTAATCTTATACAAAGACCCTGTGGCAGAAGAAAAAGAGGAAGCTAATGAATCAACAACAAAGGAAACTCCTAATTTGAGTATCGGTGGTGCAACAATCATATCTCCGCTGCAAGGAAATTTACACAGCTTAAAACATGTAGATGATGGAATGTTTTCTGAGGAAATATTAGGACAAGGTGTAGCCATTGAGCCAGCCGAAGGGACTGTGCTTTCCCCTGTGAATGGGATAGTTAGTGCGACATTTGAATCAAAACACGCCATTGGTATTACTAGTGAAGACGGAGTGGAGCTATTGATTCATGTAGGGATTGATACCGTTCAATTGAATGGAGAAGGATATGAATATTTTGTTGAGAAAGGACAAGAAATTCAAATAGGAGACAAATTGATTCAATTTGATTTAGAGGGAATCAAAGCAAAAGGATATAAGGTAATTACACCTGTTGTTATTACAAATTCAGCAGAAGTAGGAGATATTCTAATTGCAAATGAAGGTCCTATTCACTTTGGTGAAGAAGTAATAAAAGTAATGAAATAGGAGGGATAAACAATGGGATTTAGAAAAGATTTTTTATGGGGCGGTGCGACCGCAGCGAATCAATGTGAAGGCGGATTTAATGAAGGTGGCAGAGGTCTAGCAAATGTGGACGTTATTCCAACTGGTCCTGATCGCAGAAGTATTATTACGGGTAAAAAGAAGATGTATTCTTTTGAGGAAGGTTATTTTTATCCTGCAAAAGAAGCAATTGATATGTATCATCGTTATAAAGAAGATATTGCTTTGTTCGGAGAAATGGGCTTTAAAACTTACCGATTATCGATTGCATGGAGCCGCATTTTTCCAAAAGGGGATGAGACGGAGCCAAATGAAGAGGGACTACAGTTTTATGAAGATCTGTTTAAAGAATGTCATAAATATGGAATCGAACCGTTAGTGACGATTACTCACTTTGATTGCCCGATGCATTTAATTGAGCAGTATGGCGGATGGCGAAATCGAAAGCTGATAGATTTTTATAAACGTTTATGTACCGTATTATTTACTCGTTATAAAGGGCTTGTTAAATACTGGCTTACTTTCAATGAAATTAATATGATCCTGCATGCTCCGTTTCTTGGCGCAGGCCTTTGCTTTGAAGAAGGAGAAAATGAGGAGCAAGTAAAATACCAAGCTGCCCATCATGAATTGGTTGCAAGTGCGGAAGCAACAAGAATCGCCCATGAAATTGATCCAGAGAATAAGATAGGATGCATGCTGGCAGCTGCAAGTTACTATCCTTATAGCTGCCGACCAGAAGATGTTTGGGAAGGAAAGCAAAAGGATAGAGGAAATTACTTTTTCATTGATGTTCAATCAAAAGGTGCCTACCCTGCTTATGCACTCAAAGAATTAGAGAGAAAAGGCATTGAGGTAGAAATGACCGCAGAAGATTTAGAAGTCTTGAAAAATCACACAGTTGATTTTATCTCTTTCTCTTATTATGCTTCTCGTGTGGCGGCAGCTGAAGACTCTGATGTGGAAAAAACGGCGGGCAATTTGTTCCCTACTGTTAAAAATCCATATCTTCAATCTAGTGAATGGGGATGGCAGATTGACCCATTAGGTTTACGTATCACGATGAATGATTTATATGATCGTTATCAAAAACCTTTATTCATCGTGGAAAATGGTCTGGGTGCAGTCGATACACCAGATGAATCTGGATATGTAGAAGACGATTATCGCATTGAGTATCTTGCTGCACATATTCAAGCGATGAAAGAAGCAGTCGACGAAGACGGTGTCGATCTGCTTGGCTACACAAGCTGGGGATGCATTGATTTGGTATCAGCAGGAACTGGCGAAATGAAAAAACGCTATGGTTTTATCTACGTAGACCGCGATAATGAAGGAAACGGCACTTTAAATAGAGCAAAGAAAAAATCGTTTCATTGGTATAAAAAAGTAATAGCTTCCAACGGGGAAGACTTAACTAACGAATAATAAAGATAGTTTACAATGCGTGCAAGAATTTCTTGTACGCATTCTTTTTTTAGAAGGGATGGGGAGTCGCAGGTAAAAGAGGTAGAAGCGCAAGTAAAAGATGGGGAGTCGCGCAAGTAAAAGTAAAAAGGCACAAACAAAAAAGCAAGCAGCACAAGTGAAATAGATGATTTTCCATTTAACATACTCAAATGTCGAGTAAACGGAGAAAAGAGACTTAAATAAGCAATCTAGCTATTACTTTATTTGAATATTTTAAAAATTAACACAATTGTATTTACAAACAATAAATAGAAGTTTATCATATCCCATATAAAGTTAAGAGAAAATGAGGAGAGACCCATTTAGAATATAAGCTTAGTGATAAGAGGTGAGTTCATTGGAACTAATACCCCCGAAAACCAATAGAAAGATAGAATTTCTGCCAATGGGAGAACAGATTTTAATCGTCCAGTTTGAGGAAATATTATCAATCGAACAGAATCAAATAGTGCAGCGTTTTGCTGAGGTGATCAAGTCTTTAAAAATTCGAGGTGTTAAAGATATTGTTAAAGGTATGTGCAATTTCTCGATTTTATATGATCCACTACTAATAAATTTTGAGCAATTAAAAGATAAGCTTATCCATATTGATTTTACAGAAGTTAGCGGGCGAGAGAAAGAATCACGGATGGTTCATATTCCAGTCGTTTTTGATGAACAGTATGGTCTTGATTTATCTGAGTTAGCAAAGAAATTGGGCTTTAGTGAAGAGGAAATCGTCGAAATAATAACTTCAAATGCTTATTATGTCTATATGATTGGATTTATTGCAGGCTTGCCATATATGGGGAATCTAGATGAACGAATTGCTGTTCCCAGAAAATCTAATCCAAGAGTTAAAGTCCCCAAAGGTGCGGTTGCTATCGCTAACCAAATGACTTCTATTTATACAGTCGAATCTCCAGGGGGATGGCATATAGTTGGATGGACACCAATGGATATTTTTGATGAAACAAAGAATCCTCCTAACTTTATCACGGCAGGAGATTATGTTAAATATGAGCCTATTTCAGCTAAAGTCGCCCATAAATGGAACAGCCAAGTACAAAAAGAGTGGGATCAATTATGGAATATATAAAGTGTTTAAAACCAGGCTTATTAACAACCATCCAAGATTTGGGGAGACCGTCTTATCAGTCATTTGGTGTTTCAGTCTCTGGTGCAATGGACCCTCTTTCCTTGAAGCTAGCTAATATTATCGTCGGCAATCCACCTGACTATGCTGCTTTAGAAATAACATTATTAGGACCAGAAATACTTTTCGAAGGAGAAGGGATTATTGCGATTACTGGGGCAGATTTATCACCAACATTAAATGGAAAAGCGATCCCTATGTGGAAAGCGATCCATATCGAGGGTGGAGCTGTTTTGAAGTTTGGAAAAGGGAAAAATGGCTGTCGCAGCTATCTTGCTATCCTTGGCGGGATTGATGTTCCAGAAGTAATGGGAAGTAAATCAACTTTTATTCGCGGAAGATATGGAGGGATGGAAGGAAGAGCCCTTCAAAGCAATGATTACATTCCAATAGGACCGTTTAATCCTAAGTGGATGAACCTAGTAAAAAATCGGAGAATCCCTGACTGTTATATTCCGAATTTTTCAAATGATGTGGTTAGATTTGTATGGGGACCGCATAATAGGGAATTTGAAGGAGAGTCAAAGGAGCTATTTGTAAAAAGGTTATATCAAGTGACCAGTCAATCAGATCGAATGGGATACCGTCTTGATGGAGATCCGCTAGTACATAAGAAGTCTGCAGATATACTTAGTGAATTTGCAGCACCAGGAACAATTCAAGTCCCTGCAAATGGTAAGCCCATTATCTTGATGGCAGATTGCCAAATGTCTGGTGGTTATACAAAAATCGGCATGGTCATAGGCACAGATATTCCCCTAGTAGCTCAGAAAAAGCCTGGTGATACAATTAAATTCCATCCTATATCGATATTACAAGCTCAAGAAGAATGGAAAAGGCAAATGAAATGGCTATCTATTTTAGCTGCAAATAATCTACGTTTAAACCGGAAAACAGCAATTTGAAAAATTGGGCAAGAAGATAATTTTTAGATATAAAATACACCATCCTTCATATGAATAAATGACAGTACTTTATTATAAAAAATACTTATTTTAAAAAAGTGAGCTTAATTAGTGAAATATTCCATGTTTCATAATACAATATTTAAGTATGCTTCCTTCTTTGAAAGAAGCATTTTTTTCAGGTCATTATTCAAATAAATAATAAATATTTCATATTGAAAGGCGATGAAAAGTTGAATTCATTAACCAAAACGAAACGATTACAAATTGCTTTTCTATTGGGATCTCTTTCCCTATTAGGTCCATTTACAATAGACACATATCTGCCGGCATTTCCAACTATTGTAGAGCAGTTTCATACGAATGCATCCTTAGTTCAAGTTAGTTTGACAACATGCTTGTTAGGGCTTGCTTTCGGGCAGTTAATTATTGGACCAATGAGTGATGTCCAAGGACGTCGCAAACCGTTGCTTACATTTCTTGGCTTATATTTACTATCTTCGTTAATATGTGCAATCGCACCAAATATTTATATGCTGATAGGTGCTCGCTTTATCCAAGGCTTTGCAGCAGCAGGAGGTCTTGTTATTTCAAGAGCAGTCGTTCGTGATCTTTACAGTGGAAGAGAGCTGACGAAGTTTTTCGCAACATTAATGTTAATCGGAAACCTCGGTCCAATTGTAGCACCAATTATAGGCGGAGCTATTCTTTCTTTCGCGAGTTGGAAAGTAGTTTTTCTTGTATTAACCTGTGTTGGAATTATTTTGACTTTAGTCGTTGCTTTTAAATTGGAAGAAACATTACCAGTGGAAAAACGTGTACCAAGCAATATTAAAAAAGTAGTCTCGAATTTCGGTTCTTTACTGAAAGACCGTGAATTTGCCGGCTATGCCTTTACACAAGGTTTCACAACGGCAGGAATCTTTGCCTATGTTTCTGGTATTTCTTTTGTCTACCAAAATATTTATGGCGTTTCCCCACAAGTATTTAGTTTATTGTTTGGAGTAAACGGGGTTGGCTTAATTATCGGAACGCAAATTGTTGGACGATTATCGAGATTTTCAGAGAAAACATTCTTGAAGAGTGGATTAGCTCTATCCATGTCCGCATCGATTTTATTAGTAATTGCTATTTTAGTGCATGCACCATTAGTGGCGGTAGCGATTCCTATTTTTCTTTTCGTTACCTCTATTAGTATTATTGGAACCTCGTCTTTTTCATTGGCAATGGAAACAAAAGGGCATATGGCGGGAAGTGCATCTGCATTACTAGGTTTATTACCGTTTTTACTCGGTTCTTTAACAGCACCACTAGTAGGCATCGGCGGAGAACATACCGCTGTGCCGATGGGAGTTATTATTTTCGCATCAAGCTTACTAGCATTTTTGTCTTACTATATATTGGTTCGTAAATCAGCGGTAAAGATGAATACACCTAAGCATATTACGCATAATTAATATGTTTTCATAAAAAAGGCACCTTCAAATAGAAGGTGCCTTTTTTATGAAGAAAACTAAAGCAAAGGAAAGAAATTTGAAAATATTTATAGGGTTAGCGGTTATCTATTTTTAAGAATTAAAAAATGTCAGAAAACGACTGTGTTTAAGTTAAAAAATGACGAGATTATTAGTATTAGGTTAGATTAAAATGAATAATGTAAGCGCTTATAAAATGGTATATTTTCTATTTTAAGGAGAGGTTTATGAATGCCAATTAAGCAGACAACGTGGAAAGAGAGAATTAGTTATGGCTTTAGTGATACTGCTTCAAATTTAGTGTATTCCATGATTACAACTTATTTAATGTTTTTTTATACTGATGTATTTGGTCTTAGTGTTGCTTCAGTAGGAACTTTATTTTTAGTGGCCAGGATACTTGATGCTATTGATGGACCAATTTTTGGCATTTTAATTGACAGAACAAGTACGAAATGGGGGAAGGTTAGACCCTATTTCCTTTGGTTTGCACTACCTTTTGGGATTTTGGCTATCTTGGCGTTTACGACCCCTAATTTTAGTGATTCTGGAAAATTGATTTATGCTTATATAACGTATATTCTATTAGGAATTTGCTATTCAGCTATCAATATCCCGATCACAGCTATCTTGCCAAGTCTAACAAGTGATCCAAAAGAAAGGAATATATTAGTCAGTACTCGAATGGTTTTAGCTACTGTAGGTTCGACGATAGTTAGTATTGGCACTTTACCTCTCGTTCAGGTATTTGGTAATGGAAATCAACAAAAAGGATTTATGTTAACGATGACATTATTTGCTGTTATCGGAATTATTCTTTTTCTCGTTACCTTTTTTAATGTAAGAGAAAAGGTGGGGAATACAGGAAGTGACCAAGTGGTACCATTTAAGTTAGCTTTAAAGACTTTGAAAGGAAACACTCCTTGGTTCATTTTATTCTTTGTTAGCTTCTTTACCTTTATCTCATCAATAATGAAATCATCTACAACTGTTTATTATTTAACCTATAACTTAAATAGACCTGATTTAATTGGAATTATATTAGCATTAGCTTCATTAAATATTATTGCATATTTTTTAATGCCTTTGGTTGCTAATAAAATGGGTAAAAGAAATGTGATGATATATGGTTTGATTTTAACAATTATTGGTCAGTTTATCCTTTATTTTGCGGCTAGTACTCTTTCGGTTTCAATATTGATAATTGGTACAATTATCGGTTCGATTGGTGGTGGTTTTGCTATGGGGGTTTCATTTGCTATGAATGCTGATACTGTTGATTATGGTGAATGGAAATCAGGTATCCGTGCACAAGGATTTTTGTCTGCAACCCCTGCTATTGGTGTTAAGGCTGGCATGGGAATTGGTGGAGCTCTTTCAGCATGGATTTTAACGGTTGGAAAATATGTTCCTAATCAAGAACAAATTCCCTCTGCTTTAAGAGCAATTGAAATTAATTTTATATGGGCACCGACTATTCTATCTTTTATTAGCATTCTATTGCTTTTATTCTACAAGTTAGATAAACAGGAAAAGCAAATGATTAGTGAATTAAATGAGAGAAGATCTAATTTAAGCATATAAATAATGTTTCGAAGGAAATGCTTAAAGTTGACTGGTGATTTTATACAATTAGAGGCAAATAGGCTAAATTCAAAAGGGATGGGAGAGGAAAATTTATGAAGTATACTGAAGCATTAGATGAACTAAAAAATAAACATGCGCAAGATGGATATTTTGTGAAATATGTACCTGGATTACAAGAGGAATCTGGATTTCTAGATCCTAATGCCAAAAAGGAAATTCAGATGTTCCAACAAGAGAATGAAAATATAAATCACCAACCAACTCTACAGGAAATCCGTGATTCTATGGGCTGGAGAGCAACAAAGGATATTGCTGTACTCCCATTAAAAATCGAAGAAAGGGTGACGGATAGCAATGTTAAAGTAAGGATTTACCAGAAAAAAGCATTAAAGGAAAAAGTGCCCGCGCTTATTTTTATTCATGGTGGAGGATTCTTTGGAGGATCCCTAAATAATGTTGAAAATCCATGTAGAGCTCTAGCAGATAAAGCAGATATTAAAGTCATCTCTGTGGATTATAGTTTGGCTCCAGAAAAACCATATCCCAACGGACTTTTAGATTGTTATCATGCTGTCAAGTGGGTTTACGAAAATGCTGCTGAATTAAGCATTGATCCTAGGAAAATAGCTATTGCAGGTGATTCAGCAGGAGGGAATTTAAGTTTTACAACATCATTATTAGATCGAGCGCTTGGAACAAATTTTATAAAAGCGGAAGTTCTTATTTATCCGGCAACTGTTTTAAGAAGTGATATAAATGGAGAATTATGGGATTTAAAAAAGTGGGGAATGAAGGCTGATAAAGCACTTATTAGTGAATATATTATGAATTTCGCCTCTTCGTGTGACAACGTTGATAAGATGTATGCACCATATATTCAGCCAGATATTCCTTTTATTGCACCGTTATTCGCAAGTCAATTAGCTGATATGCCTAGCACATTATTCCTAATTGGCGAATTCGACCCGCTAAGAATACAAGGGGAGAAATTATTTAATCTTATGAAAGAGGAAGGGGCATCAGTAGAATATATTCGGTACAATGGTATGATACACGCTTTTATGGATAAGATTGGAGATTTTCCACAAGCGGAAGATCTCATAAATGAAACAGTCCAATTTATTATGAATACATTTACAACAGTTTAAGATAAGTTTAATTTTTGAAAAAATAGTAATGAGATAGCTACTCTGTTTCATTGAAGATAATATATTGAAAAAAGAGAAGAGAGTTTTTTTAATATTTATTATAATGTAAAGGAGAGTGTGTTTTTTCTCTTTTTTGATAATTCTTTCGGGGTGTTAAGATGGAGTATAAATATGAATTTATCAAAACCGATGATAATTTACCAATCAAAATAATTTATCATAAGTCAAATGAGCCTAGTTTTGTCCCAAGTCATTGGCATGATAGTATAGAATTGTCGTATGTTCTCTCAGGAAAGATTGAACAAATTTATATTGATGGTTCTGTTTATTGTTCAAAACAAGGAGATATTGTTTTAATAAATTCGAATTCCATTCATGCTTTTTCCCTCGATCGAGGAGAAAATAGGAGAGCTCTTTCCTTATTCATTCCATATGAATTTATAAAAGCTATCTATAACAATATAGATCAAGTTTCTTTTGATTGTATATCAATTAATGAAACTAGTGAACAAAAATCATTATATTTTAATGAATTGCGTGAAAATTTAGATGCGATATTAAAAGCTTACTTAAATATAAAGCATAATCCCTTAGAGACTATTAAAATAACGGGCTTAATCTATGATTTAGTTTATGTATTATTAAAGAATTTTTCATCTAATAAGAAAATTAGGGGAGAAATAAAAACAAATAAATATCTTGATAGACTAATGAAAATTACAAATTACATTAAGAATAATTATAATCATAATCTACCTATAGGTTTAATTGCGGAAAAATTTGATTTGTCAGCTGAATATTTATCCCGTTTCTTTATAAAGCATATGGGGATGACAGTGCATCATTATATTAATGCAATTCGACTAGAAAAAGCGTATCGTGACTTAATGAATTCAGATCACACTATTTTACAAATAGCATTAGAGCATGGTTTTCCCAATGAAAAATCTTTTAATAGGGTATTTAAGGCTATTTATAATAAAAGTCCATATCAATATCGTAAAGAAATAAAAGGGAAGAAGTAGCTTCTTTTGATTAAGTGATATTTAGTATTTTGGATGAAATAATTATTAAAGTGTGGAACTAAAATAGTTCATAAAACTAGTAAGCTATTTGAAAAGTTTTTCGGTATCCTTTATAAATGGAATAATAACAGGGCAAGAAGTTGATAGAAAGAAAACTCACCAATTATGGCGAGTTTTCTTTCCCAGTTATAAATTTAATATAAGAACCAGTTGTCACTTAACATGATTCTAGTAAATTTCATTATAAACAACTGATATTTAAAATTCGAATAAAAAAAGTTCCTAAAATAGGAACTAGGATTGTAGAAAAAATACTATTTTCTCTACAATCTAAGAGTAGGCTAAGGCACTACTCTTTTACTTTTTCTTTACTCAATCATCTTCTTCATCGCCTCATACATATTCTCCACATGCTTATCCACTTCATCACGAGACATCCGCAAACGATCTACGGAGCTGCCATAGCCAATTTCTAGCTTTCCTTCTTTTAACCCTTGGAATATTCCATCGGCAAACTCGTTTAATGGCTCTCCTGCTGTATGTAACCCGGCACCGCCTAAATCTGTATTTACAGCTGGAGGGGCAACTTCAATTACTTCTATAGAAGTGTCGGAAAGCTGATGTCTTAAGCTGACAGTGAAAGAATGCATGGCTGCTTTGGTTGCTGAATAAATGGGTGCAATAACCATCGGCGTAAAGGCTAAACCTGATGTTACATTAATAATGGCTGCATCTTCTTTTTCTGAAAAATAAGGTGTAAATAGCATAGACATTTGAATAGCAGCTTCCATATTAATCGTAATTTCTTTGCTGAAATAGCTCCAATCATTCTTCGCGTCCGCTTTTAACACATTAAAACGTTGTTGAATGCCTGCATTGTTTACTAATACGTTCACTTCTGGATAGTGCGCTGTTACCCACTCAAATAATTTAACACGTTCAGCTTCTACAGAGAGATCGCTCACATATGTAATCAAGCTAGGATATTTTTCTTTTGCCTGTTGAAGTGCTTCTTCCCTGCGGCCACATACAATCACCGTATTTCCAGCGTTCATAAATCGTTCAGCAAAAGCTAAGCCAATCCCGGCATTTCCACCTGTAATAAGAATGGTATTATTAGAGAGTTTCATTGGGATTCCTCTTTTCGACTAATCATATTTTTTCCTTACTTTATCTATTATATCTTGTAATTTGCATATTTATTATTACCATAAGACTCCATTAATAGTGAATTATAGTTAGTTTAAAAAGTGGAAAAGAACAATTATTATGCGTATAGTCGTAATTTGTAGAATTTTCGTTTTATTTAATTGGAAAGTATTGACAACGAAAAAAATATTACCATAAAATTGGAAATGGATTAAACTTTCTATTTTTATAGATGTTTAATTTAAAAGGTTGCACAAGGGGAAATTTAGGGGGGGGTTTTAGATGATTACACAAGAAAAAATATCAAATAAAGTTCTTTTGGTAGTTAGTTTTAGTAGTTTATTAGTTATATCAATTGTTCTTATTAATTTAGCTCAAGGTTCTTTTCATTTTAACTTAAGTTATTTAGTTCCTGGTTTATCTGCAGCAGCAGCATTAAATGGATTGAAAATTGCTAGTAAAGCATACAAAAAAACAAAGAATTTACGTACTGCCTTAAAATTTGTTGGATCTTGGAGTGTAGTTAGTTTTGTTATTGCTTATGGTGGAGATTGGTTAATCAGTATGCTTTTAGATGGTAACTTAAAAACACTAGCAAACTGGTAATACTAATTTTATAACTTATTACCCCCTGTGCAACTCTATTTAATAGGAGATATTATGGTGAAAAAATTTTTTTATCTATACTTATATTCGAATAAATATTACATGAATCTTATAATAAGAGTATTGGAAAATAAGAATTTCAATTTTTTTAAGAAACATATTATTTATCTAGCTTTTATTTTATATGCTATCTTTTTCCTTTTTACTGTCTGTGTTCAAATTTTAGCCCATAACATGGGGAACACTACTATAGTTTTAC of Niallia circulans contains these proteins:
- a CDS encoding Bcr/CflA family multidrug efflux MFS transporter yields the protein MNSLTKTKRLQIAFLLGSLSLLGPFTIDTYLPAFPTIVEQFHTNASLVQVSLTTCLLGLAFGQLIIGPMSDVQGRRKPLLTFLGLYLLSSLICAIAPNIYMLIGARFIQGFAAAGGLVISRAVVRDLYSGRELTKFFATLMLIGNLGPIVAPIIGGAILSFASWKVVFLVLTCVGIILTLVVAFKLEETLPVEKRVPSNIKKVVSNFGSLLKDREFAGYAFTQGFTTAGIFAYVSGISFVYQNIYGVSPQVFSLLFGVNGVGLIIGTQIVGRLSRFSEKTFLKSGLALSMSASILLVIAILVHAPLVAVAIPIFLFVTSISIIGTSSFSLAMETKGHMAGSASALLGLLPFLLGSLTAPLVGIGGEHTAVPMGVIIFASSLLAFLSYYILVRKSAVKMNTPKHITHN
- a CDS encoding beta-glucoside-specific PTS transporter subunit IIABC, whose protein sequence is MNYQDLAKVIIDKVGGEENVKSLTHCATRLRFNLKDDQKPDEKTLKSTPGIMGVVNKGGQYQVIIGSDVGNVYKEIITQTNIANDEAKSQEEDKRSVFAKVIDTITGIFTPILPAITAAGMLKAVLSILVVFKVLTTESQSYQIINFMADAAFYFLPILLAVSSAQKFKANPFLAMMVGGILLHPNFVAMVNIAKEGGEAIKLMGLPISAVSYSSSVIPIILSVWFMSYIEPLADKVSPKAIKFFSKPMITIFIVGTASLVVLGPIGYLISDAISNGITALESVSPWIVPLLVGTFSPLLVATGTHYGLVPIGINNRMTTGYDTVIYPGMLASNVSQGAAAIGVGVKSKDSSIKQLAYSAGLTGLFGITEPALYGVNLRFKTPLYAAMIGGAAGGLFMGICRVRNFSGGSPGLLTLPSYIGDNTLSFFYYACIGAAISIVVTFIATLILYKDPVAEEKEEANESTTKETPNLSIGGATIISPLQGNLHSLKHVDDGMFSEEILGQGVAIEPAEGTVLSPVNGIVSATFESKHAIGITSEDGVELLIHVGIDTVQLNGEGYEYFVEKGQEIQIGDKLIQFDLEGIKAKGYKVITPVVITNSAEVGDILIANEGPIHFGEEVIKVMK
- a CDS encoding 6-phospho-beta-glucosidase, producing the protein MGFRKDFLWGGATAANQCEGGFNEGGRGLANVDVIPTGPDRRSIITGKKKMYSFEEGYFYPAKEAIDMYHRYKEDIALFGEMGFKTYRLSIAWSRIFPKGDETEPNEEGLQFYEDLFKECHKYGIEPLVTITHFDCPMHLIEQYGGWRNRKLIDFYKRLCTVLFTRYKGLVKYWLTFNEINMILHAPFLGAGLCFEEGENEEQVKYQAAHHELVASAEATRIAHEIDPENKIGCMLAAASYYPYSCRPEDVWEGKQKDRGNYFFIDVQSKGAYPAYALKELERKGIEVEMTAEDLEVLKNHTVDFISFSYYASRVAAAEDSDVEKTAGNLFPTVKNPYLQSSEWGWQIDPLGLRITMNDLYDRYQKPLFIVENGLGAVDTPDESGYVEDDYRIEYLAAHIQAMKEAVDEDGVDLLGYTSWGCIDLVSAGTGEMKKRYGFIYVDRDNEGNGTLNRAKKKSFHWYKKVIASNGEDLTNE
- a CDS encoding biotin-dependent carboxyltransferase family protein, encoding MEYIKCLKPGLLTTIQDLGRPSYQSFGVSVSGAMDPLSLKLANIIVGNPPDYAALEITLLGPEILFEGEGIIAITGADLSPTLNGKAIPMWKAIHIEGGAVLKFGKGKNGCRSYLAILGGIDVPEVMGSKSTFIRGRYGGMEGRALQSNDYIPIGPFNPKWMNLVKNRRIPDCYIPNFSNDVVRFVWGPHNREFEGESKELFVKRLYQVTSQSDRMGYRLDGDPLVHKKSADILSEFAAPGTIQVPANGKPIILMADCQMSGGYTKIGMVIGTDIPLVAQKKPGDTIKFHPISILQAQEEWKRQMKWLSILAANNLRLNRKTAI
- the licT gene encoding BglG family transcription antiterminator LicT, which translates into the protein MNVWKVINNNIVLSRNDDDQEVVIMGKGLGFKKKAGDAIDESKIENMYLSSKEWSVNKLTQMLSSIPLEHIQVANEIISFAKVSLGKKLSENIFLTLTDHISYAIERYENGMEIKNALLWEIKRFYNHEFLIGKEALSIVKNRLGVDLPEDEAGFIALHIVNAELDMGQVSKVSEMAKVIQNILNIVKYHFKIDLDEYSLNYERFITHLKFFFQRMFSGVKLDDAGTSSFIFMLKEKYTDEYACALKIREYIKKEFGRELEEDELIYLTIHIKRITSD
- the pxpB gene encoding 5-oxoprolinase subunit PxpB; this translates as MELIPPKTNRKIEFLPMGEQILIVQFEEILSIEQNQIVQRFAEVIKSLKIRGVKDIVKGMCNFSILYDPLLINFEQLKDKLIHIDFTEVSGREKESRMVHIPVVFDEQYGLDLSELAKKLGFSEEEIVEIITSNAYYVYMIGFIAGLPYMGNLDERIAVPRKSNPRVKVPKGAVAIANQMTSIYTVESPGGWHIVGWTPMDIFDETKNPPNFITAGDYVKYEPISAKVAHKWNSQVQKEWDQLWNI